A region from the Halichondria panicea chromosome 11, odHalPani1.1, whole genome shotgun sequence genome encodes:
- the LOC135344131 gene encoding scavenger receptor cysteine-rich domain superfamily protein-like (The sequence of the model RefSeq protein was modified relative to this genomic sequence to represent the inferred CDS: added 45 bases not found in genome assembly) translates to MVILLLAALLATQVTAKTTECIESVLRLQLAPDTDTIKGFPEYCYNDTWSRICTIDGTWITNETRTRVACEQLGYSEEDASVRLNVSDTYTVGKPFVSVSKCAEGNKTLQECGVRRIVNSSCMILFNQVQLICYRVTCPKERVRLVGGSTKHQGLVEVCSDGRWGTVQTNKPAEIAREVCRRLGNGEDVADYVKVQSRSSKPVYNCSIIRGTLTCQESIYDNRLIHLNVSCPISNNSRQVRLIGGYSYREGRVEVCLGDDMWESVCNLGQEGIAGEACYLTGFPREGVMVTSYGEEEEGYCCNSTLQNCTQCLQCNSLGVVCQAWDQLQSTNNASECAVQPPMIEPTSSSNIASTTASSLTDFTSLDSTTTTQSRGTELVTSTQPTSTSPDNHTALFGAIIGVLFALLLATLVGWMCTCIIMHRKNTNTTKSTSSTINDPITTDDNYSLAQLIDSSHYEAPPTKPPPTIPSNDATNKRESKIQIIHVECATYDYVGPDLSLSQPTNPTNHYTVTTSDGGYAVIDNIKPKPKPKPSNPPPVKVEASKSDDEFYNAEAHMYAAVNKEKKNNVGGE, encoded by the exons ATGGTTATTTTACTACTAGCTGCTCTGCTGGCTACACAAGTCACTGCTAAAACAACAG AATGCATTGAGAGCGTCCTAAGATTGCAACTAGCTCCAGACACAGACACCATCAAAGGGTTTCCCGAGTACTGTTACAATGATACATGGAGCAGGATTTGTACCATTGATGGAACCTGGATAACAAATGAAACTAGGACGAGGGTGGCATGTGAGCAATTGGGCTACAGTGAAGAAG ATGCATCAGTGAGACTCAACGTATCAGATACATATACAGTGGGCAAGCCCTTTGTATCAGTGTCAAAATGTGCAGAAGGAAACAAAACACTGCAGGAATGTGGAGTTAGAAGGATTGTGAACAGTAGTTGCATGATATTGTTCAACCAAGTTCAACTAATATGCTATCGAG TTACATGCCCTAAAGAGCGAGTGAGACTAGTGGGTGGATCTACGAAACATCAAGGTCTAGTGGAAGTATGCTCTGATGGACGctggggaacagtgcagactAACAAACCAGCTGAAATTGCAAGGGAAGTTTGCAGAAGACTCGGGAATGGCGAGGATGTAGCCGATT ATGTTAAAGTTCAATCAAGATCTTCCAAGCCTGTCTACAATTGTTCAATTATTAGGGGAACCCTGACCTGTCAAGAATCTATCTATGATAATCGTCTTATTCATCTAAACGTTTCATGTCCAATTTCTAATA ACTCGAGACAAGTTAGATTGATTGGTGGCTACAGCTACAGGGAGGGGAGAGTTGAGGTTTGCTTAGGTGATGACATGTGGGAATCCGTCTGCAACCTTGGTCAAGAAGGAATCGCCGGAGAGGCTTGCTATCTAACAGGGTTTCCAAGAGAAG GTGTCATGGTTACTAGCTACGGAGAAGAGGAAGAAGGCTATTGCTGTAATAGTACCCTACAGAACTGCACGCAATGCCTGCAATGCAATAGTCTTGGTGTTGTTTGTCAGGCTTGGGACCAATTACAATCAACAAACAATGCCAGTGAATGTGCAGTACAGCCTCCTATGATTGAGCCTACAAGTTCATCTAATATAGCCTCTACTACAGCCTCCTCTTTAACAGATTTCACAAGTCTAGACTCCACTACCACCACCCAGAGCCGGGGCACTGAACTTGTAACCAGTACCCAACCCACAAGCACATCCCCTGACAACCACACAGCACTGTTTGGAGCCATTATTGGAGTGCTATTTGCTCTACTGCTAGCTACACTAGTGGGATGgatgtgcacatgcatcatCATGCACAGGAAAAACACAAACACTACAAAGTCAACTAG ttctaCAATCAACGATCCAATAACTACGGATGACAACTATTCACTGGCACAACTCATTGACTCTTCACACTatgaagccccgcccactaaaCCTCCACCTACAATCCCCAGTAACGATGCAACTAACAAGCGCGAGTCAAAAATACAAATAATACATGTGGAATGTGCTACCTACGATTACGTTGGCCCCGACCTGTCACTCTCCCAACCAACCAACCCAACTAACCACTATACTGTGACCACAAGCGATGGAGGCTATGCTGTCATTGATAATATCAAACCGAAACCGAAACCGAAACCATCcaacccaccaccagtgaAG